A section of the Saccopteryx leptura isolate mSacLep1 chromosome 4, mSacLep1_pri_phased_curated, whole genome shotgun sequence genome encodes:
- the SAP25 gene encoding histone deacetylase complex subunit SAP25 isoform X1, with amino-acid sequence MFSLRAPDTFGLAMEIFTLGGDMGGGHDWGILVLTLTPPPPSPQSLSPRPSWTQRRRQLAPLPPGLVAEQTSGTPGRLSPQIAWEVAPSRMTQLAPWDPNYEAKAGPQLVWGPSCAAGASFSGRTLCHPSFWPLYEAASGRGHRPLAPATGHQNGMQAPSDAGFPVMSREDVFFSDPLLPCGQRVPVYLSRAPQQMADSLQLLLPPPVMSPWVLPTRYPGCSTAWLSEPELIALTGLLQMSQGEPRPSSTGSSAALSPPAGPPDPASDHPGPSVNPS; translated from the exons ATGTTCAGTCTCCGGGCACCAGACACCTTCGGCCTTGCCATGGAAATATTCACACTTGGAGGGGACATGGGGGGAGGCCATGACTGGGGCATCTTAGTACTTACCCTCACCCCACCACCTCCCAGCCCTCAGTCTCTGTCCCCAAGGCCTTCTTGGACGCAGAGACGACGGCAGCTGGCCCCGCTTCCCCCAGGCCTGGTGGCTGAGCAGACCTCAGGAACCCCAG GTCGCCTTTCCCCCCAGATCGCCTGGGAGGTGGCCCCCTCAAGGATGACCCAGCTGGCACCATGGGACCCCAATTATGAGGCTAAAGCAGGACCTCAGCTGGTGTGG GGTCCCAGCTGTGCAGCCGGCGCCTCCTTCTCAGGCCGGACTTTGTGTCACCCCTCATTCTGGCCACTGTACGAGGCAGCCTCAGGTAGAGGCCACAGGCCCCTGGCCCCCGCAACAGGACATCAGAATGGCATGCAGGCGCCCAGTGATGCAG GGTTCCCGGTGATGTCCCGTGAAGATGTCTTTTTCTCAGACCCTCTGCTGCCCTGTGGGCAGCGTGTTCCCGTGTACCTGTCCAGGGCCCCTCAGCAG aTGGCGGACTCTCTGCAGCTGCTGCTCCCACCCCCCGTCATGTCCCCCTGGGTCCTCCCCACCCGTTATCCTGGCTGCTCCACTGCCTGGCTCAGTGAGCCTGAGTTGATCGCCCTCACTGGCCTCCTGCAGATGAGTCAGGGGGAGCCGAGACCTAGTTCCACAGGTTCCTCTGCAGCTCTCTCGCCCCCTGCCGGTCCCCCAGACCCTGCCTCTGATCACCCAGGCCCCAGCGTTAACCCGAGCTGA
- the SAP25 gene encoding histone deacetylase complex subunit SAP25 isoform X2 translates to MFSLRAPDTFGLAMEIFTLGGDMGGGHDWGILVLTLTPPPPSPQSLSPRPSWTQRRRQLAPLPPGLVAEQTSGTPGRLSPQIAWEVAPSRMTQLAPWDPNYEAKAGPQLVWGPSCAAGASFSGRTLCHPSFWPLYEAASGRGHRPLAPATGHQNGMQAPSDAGFPVMSREDVFFSDPLLPCGQRVPVYLSRAPQQVAAELRWTQVHIC, encoded by the exons ATGTTCAGTCTCCGGGCACCAGACACCTTCGGCCTTGCCATGGAAATATTCACACTTGGAGGGGACATGGGGGGAGGCCATGACTGGGGCATCTTAGTACTTACCCTCACCCCACCACCTCCCAGCCCTCAGTCTCTGTCCCCAAGGCCTTCTTGGACGCAGAGACGACGGCAGCTGGCCCCGCTTCCCCCAGGCCTGGTGGCTGAGCAGACCTCAGGAACCCCAG GTCGCCTTTCCCCCCAGATCGCCTGGGAGGTGGCCCCCTCAAGGATGACCCAGCTGGCACCATGGGACCCCAATTATGAGGCTAAAGCAGGACCTCAGCTGGTGTGG GGTCCCAGCTGTGCAGCCGGCGCCTCCTTCTCAGGCCGGACTTTGTGTCACCCCTCATTCTGGCCACTGTACGAGGCAGCCTCAGGTAGAGGCCACAGGCCCCTGGCCCCCGCAACAGGACATCAGAATGGCATGCAGGCGCCCAGTGATGCAG GGTTCCCGGTGATGTCCCGTGAAGATGTCTTTTTCTCAGACCCTCTGCTGCCCTGTGGGCAGCGTGTTCCCGTGTACCTGTCCAGGGCCCCTCAGCAG GTGGCCGCAGAGTTGCGGTGGACCCAGGTGCACATTTGCTGA